CCGTTCTCCATGGTCCACTGGTCCTTCACCACCACCAGGTAGTCCAGCTTCTCGTGGTCCTCGACCTGGGCGTTGACCTGGTCGAGCAAGGTCTCCAGCTCGGCCTGCAGCGCCTGCCGGTCGCCGCCGTTGGCTAGCGCCTGCTGGGCCTCGAGCGAGAGCATCACCAGGGCGAAGGGCTGTGGCTGGCCGGCGCCGGCCACGCACACCACCTCGATCTTGGGATGGTTGAGGCGG
The genomic region above belongs to Nevskiales bacterium and contains:
- a CDS encoding AMP-binding acetyl-CoA synthetase, with product RLNHPKIEVVCVAGAGQPQPFALVMLSLEAQQALANGGDRQALQAELETLLDQVNAQVEDHEKLDYLVVVKDQWTMENGFLTPTMKIKRNVIESRYEPQVERWAQARQKVIWE